Proteins encoded in a region of the Candidatus Bathyarchaeota archaeon genome:
- a CDS encoding cohesin domain-containing protein: protein MKSPVNLRSKQIVAILVCVLLSFGLFCTVLAQDTTVKAEASSSQPRLGETLTVNIKIVNVENLFGVDVTLSWNTFVLKVISAEAYLGVESYPEGVLHEVAGYPIEVLDNNASQSLGQYHLMATSTGSAPAFSGSGTIATVTFNVTDIGDSGLSLETELSDKPASDGHSNLINHTATVDSVTAVVPEFSTIAVLALMALATVAIIVSTKKLKTRQSCNETIQLVKQ, encoded by the coding sequence ATGAAAAGCCCCGTTAACTTGAGAAGCAAACAAATTGTAGCAATTTTAGTATGTGTTTTACTTTCGTTTGGTCTCTTCTGTACGGTTTTGGCGCAGGACACCACCGTGAAGGCGGAGGCTTCCTCAAGCCAGCCCCGTTTGGGAGAAACATTAACGGTCAACATAAAAATTGTCAATGTGGAGAACCTGTTCGGTGTGGACGTTACGCTTAGCTGGAACACATTCGTGCTCAAAGTTATCAGCGCAGAAGCATATTTGGGGGTAGAATCGTATCCAGAAGGAGTGCTCCATGAAGTAGCAGGTTACCCCATAGAAGTTTTAGATAACAACGCTTCACAATCGTTAGGTCAGTATCACCTGATGGCTACATCAACTGGCTCAGCACCCGCCTTCAGTGGAAGCGGAACCATCGCAACAGTAACATTCAACGTTACCGACATTGGAGATAGCGGCTTATCCTTGGAAACAGAGCTCTCAGACAAACCAGCCTCAGATGGACACTCAAACCTAATTAATCACACTGCCACTGTGGACTCAGTAACGGCGGTGGTTCCCGAATTTTCAACAATCGCGGTCTTGGCGTTAATGGCTCTCGCAACCGTTGCAATCATTGTTTCCACAAAAAAGCTAAAAACCAGACAATCCTGCAATGAAACGATTCAGCTTGTAAAACAGTGA